From a region of the Streptomyces venezuelae genome:
- the gmd gene encoding GDP-mannose 4,6-dehydratase, with product MGKTALITGVTGQDGSYLAELLLSKGYTVHGLVRRSSSFNTERVDHIYQDPQTANRSFVLHHADLSDGVALVNLLRDIRPDEVYNLGAQSHVRVSFDAPLYTGDVTGLGALRLLEAIRASGVDTRIYQASSSEMFGATPPPQNEATPFHPRSPYGAAKVFAYWTTVNYREAYDMFAVNGILFNHESPRRGETFVTRKITRAVARIKAGLQDHLYLGNLDAVRDWGYAPEYVDAMWRMLQQDEPTDYVVATGVAATVREFVESSFSHAGLDWTEHVRYDAKYERPSEVDALIGDASKAHDLLGWKPTVLVAELAQIMVDADIRQVEDQLAGVTVRIDR from the coding sequence ATGGGCAAGACCGCACTGATCACCGGCGTCACGGGACAGGACGGCTCCTACCTCGCCGAGCTCCTGCTCTCCAAGGGCTACACGGTGCACGGGCTCGTGCGGCGGTCCTCCAGCTTCAACACGGAGCGGGTCGACCACATCTACCAGGACCCGCAGACCGCCAACCGGTCCTTCGTCCTGCACCACGCCGACCTCTCGGACGGCGTGGCCCTCGTGAACCTGCTCCGCGACATACGCCCCGACGAGGTCTACAACCTCGGCGCGCAGTCCCACGTCCGCGTCTCCTTCGACGCCCCGCTCTACACGGGCGACGTGACCGGCCTCGGCGCGCTGCGGCTGCTGGAGGCCATCCGGGCCAGCGGTGTCGACACCCGTATCTACCAGGCCTCGTCCTCCGAGATGTTCGGCGCCACCCCGCCCCCGCAGAACGAGGCCACCCCGTTCCACCCGCGCAGCCCGTACGGCGCCGCGAAGGTCTTCGCGTACTGGACCACGGTGAACTACCGCGAGGCGTACGACATGTTCGCCGTCAACGGGATCCTCTTCAACCACGAGTCCCCGCGCCGCGGCGAGACCTTCGTGACCCGCAAGATCACCCGCGCGGTGGCCCGCATCAAGGCCGGTCTCCAGGACCACCTCTACCTCGGCAACCTCGACGCGGTGCGCGACTGGGGCTACGCCCCGGAGTACGTGGACGCCATGTGGCGGATGCTCCAGCAGGACGAGCCCACCGACTACGTCGTCGCCACGGGGGTGGCCGCGACCGTCCGCGAGTTCGTGGAGTCCTCCTTCTCGCACGCCGGTCTCGACTGGACCGAGCACGTGCGGTACGACGCCAAGTACGAGCGCCCGAGCGAGGTCGACGCCCTCATCGGCGACGCGTCCAAGGCCCATGACCTGCTTGGCTGGAAGCCGACGGTCCTGGTTGCGGAACTGGCGCAGATCATGGTTGACGCCGACATCCGTCAGGTCGAGGACCAACTGGCGGGTGTGACGGTCCGCATCGACCGCTGA
- a CDS encoding WcaF family extracellular polysaccharide biosynthesis acetyltransferase, which yields MRDLPSFTLAGYDKGRGLLTQALWFAVMNTVFMAWFCPARMRVALLRAFGARIGEGVLIRHRVRVLWPWKLDIGDHTWIGEGAWLLNLEPVTIGANVCVSQEAMLCTGSHDHRAADFRYRNAPIVVEDGAWVAVRATVLAGVTVGRCAVAGAGAVVHKDLPELTLQTQDGHRRPVEEPK from the coding sequence TTGCGTGATCTTCCTTCCTTCACGCTGGCCGGGTACGACAAGGGGCGCGGACTGCTGACGCAGGCGCTCTGGTTCGCCGTGATGAACACGGTCTTCATGGCCTGGTTCTGTCCGGCCCGGATGAGGGTCGCGCTGCTGCGGGCCTTCGGGGCGAGGATCGGCGAGGGCGTGCTCATCCGGCACCGGGTACGGGTGCTGTGGCCGTGGAAGCTCGACATCGGGGACCACACCTGGATAGGTGAGGGCGCCTGGCTGCTGAACCTGGAGCCGGTGACCATCGGGGCGAACGTGTGCGTCTCGCAGGAAGCGATGCTGTGCACCGGCTCGCACGACCACCGCGCCGCCGACTTCCGCTACCGCAACGCCCCGATCGTGGTCGAGGACGGCGCGTGGGTGGCGGTACGGGCCACCGTGCTCGCCGGGGTCACGGTGGGCCGCTGCGCGGTCGCCGGGGCCGGCGCCGTGGTCCACAAGGACCTGCCCGAGCTGACCCTGCAGACCCAGGACGGGCACCGCCGCCCGGTGGAGGAGCCCAAGTGA
- a CDS encoding M4 family metallopeptidase, with amino-acid sequence MRSTPQRRATAAGALVAAAALLAVGIQTGTATADATASQAPTASQPNPGAANRALSASERATLLAEANSTTAQAAKALGLGSGEKLVVRDVVQDADGTTHTTYERTYDGLPVLGGDLTVHAKDGVTKSVTKATNHEIKVADTSATVTPAAAESQAVSAASAEGSKEAKPSKNARKVIWAAEGAPVLAFETVVGGLQHDGTPNELHVVTNAKTGAKITEWQAIETGTGNTMYSGQVTLGTTQSGSTWNLTDAARGSHKTYNLNRGTGSGTGTLFSGPDDIWGNNQPSNLETAGADAHYGAAATWDYYKNVHGRNGLRNDGVAPYSRVHYGNAYVNAFWSDSCFCMTYGDGEGNNKPLTSTDVAAHEMTHGLTSVTGNMTYSGEPGGLNEATSDIMAAAVEFYANNPQDVGDYLVGEKIDINGDGTPLRYMDKPSKDGASKDSWYSGLGGIDVHYSSGPANHWYYLASEGSGAKVVNGVSYNSPTADGLPVTAIGRDAASKIWFRALTVGYFKSNTNYADARVQTLKAAADLYGQGSTIYNNVANAWAGVAVGSRISNGVTVTPIANQNTVTGSAVSLQVQATSTNPGALSYAATGLPAGLSINSSNGLISGTASTAGTSNVTVTVTDSQNQTGTAAFTWTVGTTQPSVFENTTDYQIADNATVESPINVTRTGNAPSALKVDVNIVHTYVGDLVVDLVAPDGSVYNLRNRTGGSADNIVQQFTVNASSEVANGTWKLRVRDAASLDTGYINSWKLTF; translated from the coding sequence TTGAGGTCCACCCCCCAGAGGCGTGCCACCGCGGCCGGCGCGCTCGTTGCCGCGGCTGCTCTGCTCGCCGTAGGCATTCAGACCGGCACCGCCACCGCCGACGCCACCGCGTCACAGGCACCCACGGCCTCCCAGCCCAACCCGGGCGCCGCCAACCGCGCACTCAGCGCCTCGGAGCGTGCGACGCTCCTGGCCGAGGCCAACTCGACCACCGCGCAGGCCGCCAAGGCGCTCGGCCTCGGCAGCGGCGAGAAGCTCGTCGTCCGCGACGTGGTCCAGGACGCGGACGGCACCACGCACACCACCTACGAGCGCACCTACGACGGGCTCCCGGTCCTCGGTGGTGACCTCACCGTCCACGCCAAGGACGGCGTCACGAAGAGCGTGACCAAGGCGACCAACCACGAGATCAAGGTCGCCGACACCAGCGCCACCGTCACCCCGGCGGCCGCCGAGAGCCAGGCCGTCTCCGCCGCGAGCGCCGAGGGCTCCAAGGAGGCCAAGCCCTCCAAGAACGCCCGCAAGGTGATCTGGGCGGCCGAAGGCGCACCCGTCCTCGCGTTCGAGACCGTCGTCGGCGGCCTCCAGCACGACGGCACGCCGAACGAGCTGCACGTGGTGACCAACGCCAAGACCGGCGCCAAGATCACCGAGTGGCAGGCCATCGAGACCGGCACCGGCAACACGATGTACAGCGGCCAGGTGACCCTCGGGACCACCCAGTCGGGCTCCACCTGGAACCTGACCGACGCCGCGCGCGGCAGCCACAAGACGTACAACCTCAACCGCGGCACCGGCTCCGGTACCGGCACCCTGTTCTCCGGCCCGGACGACATCTGGGGCAACAACCAGCCGTCCAACCTGGAGACGGCGGGCGCGGACGCCCACTACGGCGCCGCCGCCACGTGGGACTACTACAAGAACGTGCACGGCCGCAACGGCCTGCGCAACGACGGCGTGGCCCCGTACAGCCGGGTCCACTACGGCAACGCCTACGTCAACGCGTTCTGGAGCGACTCCTGCTTCTGCATGACGTACGGCGACGGTGAGGGCAACAACAAGCCGCTCACCTCCACCGACGTGGCGGCACACGAGATGACCCACGGCCTGACCTCGGTCACCGGCAACATGACCTACAGCGGTGAGCCCGGCGGCCTGAACGAGGCGACCTCCGACATCATGGCGGCGGCCGTCGAGTTCTACGCCAACAACCCGCAGGACGTCGGCGACTACCTGGTCGGCGAGAAGATCGACATCAACGGCGACGGCACCCCGCTGCGCTACATGGACAAGCCGAGCAAGGACGGCGCGTCCAAGGACAGCTGGTACTCGGGCCTCGGCGGCATCGACGTCCACTACTCCTCGGGCCCGGCCAACCACTGGTACTACCTGGCCTCCGAGGGCTCGGGCGCCAAGGTCGTCAACGGCGTGAGCTACAACTCTCCGACCGCGGACGGCCTGCCCGTCACCGCGATCGGCCGTGACGCCGCCTCGAAGATCTGGTTCCGCGCGCTGACGGTGGGCTACTTCAAGTCGAACACCAACTACGCCGACGCCCGCGTCCAGACCCTGAAGGCCGCCGCCGACCTCTACGGCCAGGGCTCGACGATCTACAACAACGTCGCCAACGCCTGGGCCGGCGTCGCCGTCGGATCCCGCATCTCCAACGGCGTCACGGTCACCCCGATCGCCAACCAGAACACCGTCACGGGCAGCGCCGTCAGCCTGCAGGTCCAGGCCACGAGCACGAACCCGGGTGCGCTGAGCTACGCGGCGACCGGCCTGCCGGCCGGCCTGTCGATCAACTCCTCCAACGGCCTGATCTCGGGCACGGCCTCCACCGCGGGCACGTCCAACGTGACCGTCACGGTGACCGACTCCCAGAACCAGACCGGTACCGCGGCGTTCACCTGGACGGTCGGCACCACGCAGCCGAGCGTCTTCGAGAACACCACGGACTACCAGATCGCGGACAACGCGACCGTCGAGTCCCCGATCAACGTGACGCGCACGGGCAACGCCCCGAGCGCCCTCAAGGTGGACGTGAACATCGTCCACACCTACGTCGGTGACCTCGTGGTCGACCTGGTCGCCCCCGACGGCAGCGTCTACAACCTGCGCAACCGCACCGGCGGCAGCGCGGACAACATCGTCCAGCAGTTCACCGTGAACGCCTCCTCCGAGGTCGCCAACGGCACCTGGAAGCTCCGCGTCAGGGACGCCGCCAGCCTGGACACCGGCTACATCAACAGCTGGAAGCTCACCTTCTGA
- a CDS encoding sugar transferase → MRHVHIPAQRVARAARGSLAPARRLGDKARWYRPAAIAADFLGAAIPVGLVFDAAQQVRPVYCALAAAVAWTGVQALRRRYATRVLGESRGVLPVVHDWLILIGVLAVARVVTEEATPRLSALGALLPALLITVAVHKLTYRHLSAARREAQAVSRVLVVGEPDAAEDVIAHLSARTDHPYVVVGVVPVGAGPLVSGVPVAARLDGRAPEAPNGDSAAVLGAVASHHADLVLVAPGVRITGERLRRIAWALHDTGLELAVFPGLVEVSVKRLETLSAGGLAVLRVAPPVSRGVQTLLKSALDRVGAAAGLLLLSPVLLGIVLAIRLGSRGPAFYRQRRIGRDGVPFVMWKFRTMVVDADALKAELSGSNENDGLMFKMRRDPRVTRVGRLLRRTSLDELPQLINVMIGDMSLVGPRPPLPEEVAEYDEVELRRLTVRPGMTGLWQISGRSDLSWDETIQLDLQYVDNWSFTSDVDVMGRTLRAVVDGRGAY, encoded by the coding sequence ATGAGGCATGTCCATATTCCTGCGCAAAGAGTGGCCAGAGCGGCCAGGGGGTCCCTTGCGCCCGCACGGCGCCTCGGAGACAAGGCCCGCTGGTACCGCCCGGCCGCCATCGCCGCCGACTTCCTCGGCGCCGCGATCCCGGTAGGGCTCGTCTTCGACGCCGCGCAGCAGGTCCGGCCCGTCTACTGCGCCCTGGCCGCCGCCGTGGCGTGGACCGGGGTCCAGGCACTGCGCCGGCGCTACGCGACCCGCGTGCTCGGGGAGTCGCGCGGCGTGCTGCCGGTCGTACACGACTGGCTGATTCTGATCGGCGTCCTGGCCGTGGCACGTGTGGTGACCGAAGAGGCCACCCCCCGGCTGTCCGCTCTCGGGGCGCTGCTGCCCGCTCTGCTCATCACCGTCGCCGTCCACAAGCTGACCTACCGGCACCTCTCGGCCGCCCGCCGCGAGGCGCAGGCCGTCAGCCGCGTCCTGGTCGTCGGCGAGCCCGACGCGGCCGAGGACGTCATCGCACACCTCTCCGCCCGCACCGACCACCCGTACGTCGTCGTCGGCGTGGTGCCGGTCGGTGCCGGGCCGCTCGTCAGCGGGGTCCCGGTGGCGGCGCGGCTCGACGGACGGGCCCCCGAGGCCCCGAACGGCGACTCCGCGGCCGTGCTCGGCGCCGTCGCCAGCCACCACGCCGACCTGGTGCTGGTGGCCCCCGGCGTGCGGATCACGGGGGAGCGGCTGCGCCGCATCGCCTGGGCCCTGCACGACACCGGTCTGGAACTCGCGGTCTTCCCCGGCCTGGTGGAGGTCTCCGTGAAGCGGCTGGAGACCCTGTCCGCCGGCGGGCTCGCCGTGCTGCGGGTGGCGCCGCCCGTCAGCCGCGGCGTGCAGACCCTGCTCAAGTCCGCCCTCGACCGCGTCGGAGCCGCGGCCGGACTGCTGCTGCTCTCCCCGGTCCTGCTGGGGATCGTCCTGGCCATTCGGCTCGGCTCGCGCGGTCCGGCCTTCTACCGGCAGCGGCGGATCGGCCGCGACGGGGTCCCGTTCGTCATGTGGAAGTTCCGCACGATGGTCGTGGACGCCGACGCCCTCAAGGCCGAGCTGTCCGGGTCCAACGAGAACGACGGCCTGATGTTCAAGATGCGCCGCGACCCCCGGGTGACCCGGGTGGGCCGGCTGCTGCGCCGCACCTCGCTGGACGAGCTGCCACAGCTCATCAACGTGATGATCGGCGACATGTCACTGGTCGGCCCGCGCCCGCCGCTTCCGGAGGAGGTGGCGGAGTACGACGAGGTCGAGCTGCGCCGGCTCACCGTGCGGCCCGGGATGACGGGACTGTGGCAGATCAGCGGCAGATCCGACCTGTCCTGGGACGAGACCATCCAGCTCGACCTGCAGTACGTGGACAACTGGTCCTTCACCAGTGACGTCGACGTCATGGGCCGCACGCTCCGCGCCGTCGTAGACGGTCGCGGAGCGTACTGA
- a CDS encoding DUF6458 family protein, which yields MGIGGCIVLIVVGAILTFASDWELESVNLDLVGLIMMAVGGIGLAVYMSVYKRRRATGAIPVVEEHRRDVI from the coding sequence ATGGGCATCGGCGGATGCATCGTCCTGATCGTGGTGGGTGCCATCCTCACCTTCGCGAGCGACTGGGAGCTGGAGAGCGTCAACCTCGACCTGGTCGGCCTGATCATGATGGCGGTCGGCGGAATCGGCCTCGCCGTGTACATGAGCGTCTACAAACGCCGCCGGGCCACGGGCGCCATCCCGGTGGTCGAGGAACACCGCCGGGACGTCATCTGA
- a CDS encoding DNRLRE domain-containing protein, with translation MRRSRGLTAALVLSLAGAGTGIGLVLMPQASAITAPVAFTADELPTWQTNGVVWAMAQANGTVFAGGTFSAVRPPEGVAGAEQNAVNFVALDAATGNPTSCKLAFTIGEGTATVRTLVVSNDKKTLYAGGYFGAVNGTPVSSLAAIDIASCTPKASFHPSFPATVRALAVTDDTLYAGGDFNAVEGQTRERFAAVDATSGALKPFVANVDEPGRAVEVTPDGKNVLLGGDFFTVNGSNSHALAVVNATTGAVTKTYSNIPSNSVVKDISTDDTGFYTGHEGSGGGVFDGRIGLRLSDFTEKWRDRCLGATQFVLPYEGVLYSSSHGHDCSTELEFPDGKRNFLLAQPTNHEGAAPAPVDGFVRGPGKLGWHPTANDGMDGTEGIGPRVMAVAEKNDTKYMWVGGEFTLINGKPQWGLTRFASKGDVGAPTTPVASASSVKPGEAQVRWRTSYDADDSKLTYRIYRNGSATPAATVTASSLEWERPQASWNDTTVKAGQSYTYRVTATDAAGNTSALSAVASVTVPTSVQSYPNQVRADGADLYWRYDDAVSPYVADSSVSGNRSGIQLNAPALKQSPGAVSGSTAMGFNGTSQQVYSDRRQTVGNAFTVETWFKTNTTRGGKLIGFGNNQARNSGTYDRQIYMTNTGRLVFGVYNGSTRTVTTGLFETYNDNKWHHVVGTQGPGGITLYVDGQNKGSLNATSTTNIAGYWHVGGDNLANWPTRPTSNFFAGQLDETAVYPSALTQAQVKSHFDLAKAPTDTVSAVKTTEDTYVNQGAPSAANGASTSLAVRGSGSLYETYMRFNLPAAPAGQVLKSASLQIKTSTQANAGTTDTVKVVPVTGNWTGAGTTFNTKPTLGTTPLGTLAGVPEGSAVHNVELDTAAVTAALGTSYGLGLTSTGTDPLWIWSSEATAAEGTPQLVLTFGAK, from the coding sequence ATGCGTAGATCCAGAGGGCTGACTGCCGCCCTCGTACTGTCACTGGCCGGTGCGGGCACCGGCATAGGCCTGGTGCTGATGCCGCAGGCGTCCGCCATCACGGCACCGGTGGCATTCACCGCCGACGAACTGCCGACCTGGCAGACGAACGGCGTCGTCTGGGCGATGGCCCAGGCCAACGGCACCGTCTTCGCCGGCGGTACCTTCTCGGCCGTCCGTCCGCCCGAGGGCGTGGCCGGCGCGGAGCAGAACGCCGTGAACTTCGTGGCGCTCGACGCCGCCACCGGCAATCCCACCTCCTGCAAGCTGGCCTTCACCATCGGCGAAGGCACGGCGACCGTCCGTACGCTGGTCGTCTCGAACGACAAGAAGACCCTCTACGCGGGCGGGTACTTCGGCGCCGTCAACGGCACCCCGGTCTCCAGCCTCGCCGCGATCGACATCGCGAGCTGCACCCCCAAGGCATCGTTCCACCCGAGCTTCCCCGCCACCGTGCGCGCGCTCGCCGTCACCGACGACACCCTGTACGCGGGCGGCGACTTCAACGCCGTCGAGGGCCAGACCCGCGAGCGGTTCGCCGCCGTGGACGCCACCTCCGGTGCGCTGAAGCCCTTCGTCGCCAACGTCGACGAGCCGGGCCGCGCCGTCGAGGTCACCCCCGACGGCAAGAACGTGCTGCTCGGCGGTGACTTCTTCACCGTCAACGGCTCCAACAGCCACGCTCTGGCCGTGGTCAACGCCACCACGGGTGCGGTCACCAAGACGTACAGCAACATCCCGTCGAACTCGGTCGTCAAGGACATCTCCACCGACGACACCGGCTTCTACACCGGCCACGAGGGCTCCGGCGGCGGCGTCTTCGACGGCCGCATCGGCCTGCGCCTGAGCGACTTCACCGAGAAGTGGCGCGACCGCTGCCTCGGCGCCACCCAGTTCGTCCTGCCGTACGAGGGAGTGCTCTACAGCTCCTCGCACGGGCACGACTGCTCCACCGAGCTGGAGTTCCCCGACGGCAAGCGGAACTTCCTGCTGGCCCAGCCGACCAACCACGAAGGCGCCGCCCCCGCGCCCGTGGACGGCTTCGTGCGCGGCCCGGGCAAGCTCGGCTGGCACCCCACCGCCAACGACGGCATGGACGGCACCGAGGGCATCGGCCCACGCGTCATGGCCGTGGCGGAGAAGAACGACACCAAGTACATGTGGGTCGGCGGTGAGTTCACCCTCATCAACGGCAAGCCGCAGTGGGGCCTGACCCGCTTCGCCTCGAAGGGTGACGTCGGCGCCCCGACCACCCCGGTGGCCAGCGCCTCCAGCGTCAAGCCCGGCGAGGCCCAGGTCCGCTGGCGCACCAGCTACGACGCGGACGACAGCAAGCTGACGTACCGCATCTACCGCAACGGCTCCGCCACCCCGGCCGCCACCGTCACCGCCAGCTCGCTGGAGTGGGAGCGTCCCCAGGCCTCCTGGAACGACACCACGGTCAAGGCCGGCCAGAGCTACACCTACCGGGTGACCGCGACCGACGCCGCCGGCAACACCAGCGCCCTGTCGGCCGTCGCCTCGGTGACCGTCCCGACCTCGGTCCAGTCCTACCCGAACCAGGTCCGTGCCGACGGCGCCGACCTGTACTGGCGCTACGACGACGCGGTCAGCCCCTACGTCGCCGACTCCTCGGTGTCCGGCAACCGCAGCGGCATCCAGCTCAACGCCCCCGCCCTGAAGCAGTCGCCCGGCGCCGTCTCCGGCAGCACGGCGATGGGCTTCAACGGGACCAGCCAGCAGGTGTACAGCGACCGCCGTCAGACGGTCGGCAACGCCTTCACCGTCGAGACCTGGTTCAAGACGAACACCACGCGCGGCGGCAAGCTCATCGGCTTCGGCAACAACCAGGCCCGCAACAGCGGTACGTACGACCGCCAGATCTACATGACCAACACCGGTCGCCTGGTCTTCGGCGTCTACAACGGCTCGACCCGCACCGTCACCACGGGCCTGTTCGAGACGTACAACGACAACAAGTGGCACCACGTGGTCGGCACCCAGGGCCCCGGCGGCATCACGCTGTACGTCGACGGCCAGAACAAGGGCTCCCTGAACGCCACGAGCACCACCAACATCGCGGGCTACTGGCACGTCGGCGGCGACAACCTCGCCAACTGGCCGACCCGTCCGACGAGCAACTTCTTCGCGGGTCAGCTCGACGAGACGGCCGTCTACCCGTCGGCGCTCACCCAGGCCCAGGTCAAGAGCCACTTCGACCTGGCCAAGGCGCCCACCGACACGGTCTCCGCGGTCAAGACGACCGAGGACACCTACGTCAACCAGGGCGCTCCGAGCGCCGCCAACGGCGCGTCGACCTCGCTCGCGGTCCGCGGCAGCGGCTCGCTGTACGAGACGTACATGCGCTTCAACCTGCCGGCCGCCCCGGCCGGCCAGGTCCTGAAGTCCGCCTCGCTGCAGATCAAGACCAGCACGCAGGCGAACGCCGGTACCACGGACACCGTGAAGGTGGTCCCGGTCACCGGTAACTGGACGGGCGCGGGTACGACCTTCAACACCAAGCCCACCCTCGGCACCACCCCGCTCGGCACCCTCGCGGGCGTGCCGGAGGGCTCCGCGGTGCACAACGTGGAGCTGGACACCGCCGCGGTCACCGCCGCGCTGGGCACCAGCTACGGCCTGGGCCTGACGAGCACGGGCACCGACCCGCTGTGGATCTGGTCCTCCGAGGCCACGGCGGCGGAGGGTACTCCGCAGCTGGTCCTCACCTTCGGCGCGAAGTAA
- a CDS encoding glycosyltransferase, with protein sequence MKVLHAVTLHSPSHAFGGPVRVALNLAKGLRARGHEARLLALGEGFDPWPTSVEGVPARLFPARRLLPLGFSGMTSPALLASAGRLVRDADVVHVHLARDLVTLPVALAALRAGKPLVLQTHGMVDPSEKLLAKVLDAVAVRRLLRGADAVLYLTPHERAGLDAVVGAPPLAQAVRLVNGTPAQEERPPLSGPPRILYSARLQSRKRPVDFVDAAPAVLAAHPDAHFVVAGPDEGELAAVRARIGALGLTDRFTVPGALSSAQVLAELRRAHVYVLPSVDEPFPMSVLEALSVGVPTVVTHSNGLARDIGRTGAGRAVDPGPGGVSAAVLELLDPAANDEASRSARKLAAGSFSMDAVLDTLLPVYEGIRR encoded by the coding sequence ATGAAAGTGCTGCACGCCGTCACGCTCCACTCCCCCTCGCACGCCTTCGGCGGTCCGGTCCGGGTCGCTCTGAACCTGGCGAAGGGGCTGCGGGCCCGCGGTCACGAGGCGCGGCTGCTCGCGCTCGGCGAGGGCTTCGACCCGTGGCCGACCTCTGTGGAGGGCGTTCCGGCGCGGCTGTTCCCGGCCCGCCGGCTGCTCCCCCTCGGCTTCAGCGGGATGACCTCGCCGGCGCTCCTCGCCTCGGCCGGACGCCTCGTACGGGACGCGGACGTCGTACACGTCCACCTGGCCCGGGACCTGGTGACGCTTCCGGTGGCGCTGGCGGCGCTGCGGGCGGGCAAGCCGCTGGTGCTGCAGACCCACGGCATGGTGGACCCGAGCGAGAAGCTGCTGGCCAAGGTGCTGGACGCGGTGGCGGTACGCCGGCTGCTGCGCGGCGCGGACGCGGTGCTGTACCTGACCCCGCACGAGCGGGCAGGGCTGGACGCGGTGGTCGGCGCGCCGCCCCTGGCGCAGGCGGTCCGCCTGGTCAACGGGACCCCGGCGCAGGAGGAGCGGCCCCCGCTGAGCGGCCCGCCGCGCATCCTGTACTCGGCGCGCCTGCAGTCCCGCAAGCGGCCGGTCGACTTCGTGGACGCGGCCCCCGCGGTGCTCGCGGCGCACCCGGACGCGCACTTCGTGGTCGCGGGCCCGGACGAGGGCGAGCTGGCCGCCGTACGGGCCCGGATCGGGGCGCTGGGTCTCACCGACCGGTTCACCGTGCCGGGTGCCCTGTCCAGTGCGCAGGTCCTCGCCGAACTGCGCCGGGCGCACGTCTACGTACTGCCGTCGGTGGACGAGCCGTTCCCCATGTCGGTGCTGGAAGCCCTCTCGGTGGGCGTTCCCACGGTCGTGACCCACTCCAACGGCCTGGCCCGCGACATCGGCCGCACCGGTGCCGGGCGCGCGGTCGACCCCGGCCCGGGCGGCGTGTCCGCCGCCGTCCTGGAGCTCCTGGACCCGGCCGCGAACGACGAGGCCTCGCGCTCGGCCCGCAAGCTGGCTGCCGGGTCCTTCTCCATGGACGCCGTCCTGGACACCCTTCTTCCGGTGTACGAGGGCATCCGCCGCTGA
- a CDS encoding GDP-L-fucose synthase family protein produces MTSSLPLLPPNARVFVAGHRGLVGSAVARRLTADGHEVLTRGRADLDLRDAAATAAYLKDVRPDAVVLAAAKVGGIMANSTYPVQFLEENLQIQLSVIGGAHAAGVGRLLFLGSSCIYPKLAPQPIREDALLTGPLEPTNEAYALAKIAGIVQVQSYRKQYGASYISAMPTNLYGPGDNFDLETSHVLPALVRRFHEAAAEGRDEVTLWGSGTPRREFLHVDDLAAACAVLLNGYDGDEPVNIGCGEDLTIRELAETVAEVTGFQGRLAWDTSKPDGTPRKLLDVSRLTSLGWKPAVPLRDGIAATYKWWREQS; encoded by the coding sequence ATGACAAGTTCGCTGCCGCTCCTGCCCCCGAACGCCCGCGTCTTCGTCGCGGGCCACCGCGGCCTCGTGGGGTCCGCGGTCGCCCGGCGGCTGACCGCCGACGGCCACGAGGTGCTCACCCGGGGCCGGGCCGACCTCGACCTGCGCGACGCCGCCGCGACCGCCGCGTACCTGAAGGACGTCCGCCCGGACGCCGTGGTGCTGGCCGCCGCCAAGGTCGGCGGAATCATGGCCAACAGCACCTACCCGGTGCAGTTCCTGGAGGAGAACCTGCAGATCCAGCTCAGCGTGATCGGCGGCGCCCATGCCGCCGGCGTGGGCCGGCTGCTGTTCCTCGGTTCGTCCTGCATCTACCCGAAGCTGGCCCCGCAGCCGATCCGCGAGGACGCGCTGCTGACCGGCCCGCTGGAGCCGACCAACGAGGCCTACGCCCTCGCGAAGATCGCCGGGATCGTCCAGGTCCAGTCCTATCGCAAGCAGTACGGGGCCTCGTACATCTCGGCCATGCCGACGAACCTCTACGGCCCGGGCGACAACTTCGACCTGGAGACCTCGCACGTCCTGCCCGCCCTCGTCCGGCGCTTCCACGAGGCCGCCGCCGAGGGCCGGGACGAGGTCACGCTGTGGGGCTCGGGCACCCCGCGCCGGGAGTTCCTGCACGTGGACGACCTGGCCGCGGCCTGCGCCGTGCTGCTGAACGGCTACGACGGCGACGAGCCCGTCAACATCGGCTGCGGCGAGGACCTGACCATCAGGGAACTGGCCGAGACGGTCGCCGAGGTGACCGGCTTCCAGGGCCGGCTCGCCTGGGACACGTCCAAGCCGGACGGGACCCCGCGCAAGCTCCTGGACGTGAGCCGCCTGACGTCGCTCGGCTGGAAGCCCGCCGTCCCGCTGCGGGACGGCATCGCCGCCACGTACAAGTGGTGGCGCGAGCAGAGCTGA